From the Campylobacter volucris genome, the window AAACATCATATTCTTGAGTAAAAAGTAAAGCTAGGGCGACTCTATTTTTTTCACCACCACTTAAAACACTAACACTTTGATCTAAAAATTCTTTTGGAAATAAAAATTGTTTTAAGTATCCATAAACATGCATATTTTTGCCACGCACTTGGATATGATCGCCACCATTTGGGCAAAAAATCTCTAAAAGTTTTTTATCGGTATTTAGCAAACTTCTGCTTTGATCAAAATAGCCTATTTTCACCTCGCCTCTTTTGATCTCACCGCTATCAAGTGGAATTTGATCTAGTAAAATTTTTAAAAAAGTAGATTTTCCACAGCCATTTTTTCCTACTATAGCTATGCGTTCACCTTGTAAAATTCGTGCATTAAAGTCTTTAAAAAGTGTTTTATTTGCGATAGTTTTGGTGATATTTTTAAGCTCAAAAAGCATTTTTTTGCGGTTTTGGCTTTGAGTTTGATTGAAATTTTTACTTGCTCTTTTTATTTCAAGTTCTAAGCGTTTAATGGCTCCTGGATTTTTTTTGGCTTCTTCACGCATTTTAAAAATTCGTTCTTTACGCCCTTCATTGCGTTTAAGTCTTGCTTTTACACCTCTTCTTAGCCATTCTTCTTCGCTTTTTAATTGTTTAAGTAAGGTTTCATGACTTTTAGCCAAAGATGCTAAAATAGCAGCTTTTTTCTCCAAATACTGCGTGTAAGCTCCTTCAAAAACACTTAGCTTACCCGCTTCTATTTCAACGCATTTTTGTGCTATAGCGTCTATAAAATATCTATCATGAGAGATGAAAATTACGCACATTTTTGTAGCTTTTAATCTTTCTTCTAAAAAGCTACTCATATAAACATCTAAGTGGTTAGTAGGTTCATCTAAAAGTAAAATATCAGGATTTTTTAAAAGCAAAGTACAAAGCCCTACGCGTCTAATCTCTCCTCCGCTTAAAGAGCAAAGTGGTCTATCTTTATAATCAAATAGGTTAAATTCTTCTAGTATTCTTTGAATTTTTTGATCTAAATTCCACGCGTCTTTAGATTCAATGAGTAAATTTAGCTCATCTAATCTTTTTAAATATTCTTTATTTTCTGGATCTTTTGCTAATTTTTCATTGTATTTTTCAAATTCATTTAAAGCTTGATAAATTTCTTCTAATTCTTTTTTAATAGCTTCAATCACACTCAAAGAGCTTTCAAAACTAACTTGTTGAGAGAGCATAGCTATGCTTGTGTTGTTTTGTCTTATGATTCTTCCACTATCTAATTTTAATGTCCCCATCAAGGCTTTTAAAAAGCTTGATTTGCCTTCTCCATTTTTACCAATGATGGCTATTTTTTCGCCTAAATTAGCACTAAAATTTGCATTTTCTAAGATAATTTTTGTATTAAATTTTTTATTTGCATCGATTAAATCTATTAAAGCCAAAGATATTCCTGAAAATTTTTTGTGATTTTACTTTAAAAAGTATTAATTTTGCTTAAATAAAATTACACAATGAGAGTTGTTATATTTTTTGGTTTATTGATACTTTTTTTTGCATTAGCAAATTTTTATATTTACAAAAGATTTTTAAAAAGGATTGATTTTTTAAAGCCATATAAAAAATTTTTAATTTTTTTTATGCTTTTTA encodes:
- the abc-f gene encoding ribosomal protection-like ABC-F family protein, giving the protein MALIDLIDANKKFNTKIILENANFSANLGEKIAIIGKNGEGKSSFLKALMGTLKLDSGRIIRQNNTSIAMLSQQVSFESSLSVIEAIKKELEEIYQALNEFEKYNEKLAKDPENKEYLKRLDELNLLIESKDAWNLDQKIQRILEEFNLFDYKDRPLCSLSGGEIRRVGLCTLLLKNPDILLLDEPTNHLDVYMSSFLEERLKATKMCVIFISHDRYFIDAIAQKCVEIEAGKLSVFEGAYTQYLEKKAAILASLAKSHETLLKQLKSEEEWLRRGVKARLKRNEGRKERIFKMREEAKKNPGAIKRLELEIKRASKNFNQTQSQNRKKMLFELKNITKTIANKTLFKDFNARILQGERIAIVGKNGCGKSTFLKILLDQIPLDSGEIKRGEVKIGYFDQSRSLLNTDKKLLEIFCPNGGDHIQVRGKNMHVYGYLKQFLFPKEFLDQSVSVLSGGEKNRVALALLFTQEYDVLILDEPTNDLDIATINILEEYLLAFEGAILLVSHDRYFVDKIATKLYAFEENSTINIEVISYSEYLEIQKEYQEFKEFSKNLEQNQTQNKSKEKTSKKLSYKENEILNSHPDKIAILEQEIKETKLALSDPKIYQELGINTLYEKLNQLEEKLTILEEEYFNVLEKTQNI